The Natrinema saccharevitans genome includes the window GAGGCCCAGATAGGCCAGATAGAGCGTGTCGGCGTCGCCCTCGTCGGTCACGAGGTAGATCCCCTCGCCGTCGGGTGCCCAGCTGGCGCTCTGGTACCGCACGTCGCCTTCGTGGGGCGTGAGGTGGTCGAGGGTTGGTTCGTCGCGCTCGAGGTCGAGAACGTAGAGGTCCTGATCGAAGTTGGAGTAGGCCTGCGAGACCAGCAGCCGGGAGTCGTCGGGGCTCCAGCCGGACAGCGAGAGCCAGCCGTCGCCCTCGCAGACGAGTTCGGCGTCGTCTCCGTACTCGTTCCGACCCTGTACGTAGACGTCGAAGACGGACTCGTCGCGGCGGTTCGAGGTGAAGGCGAACCGCTCGCCGTCGTGGCTCCAGCCGCCCCAGCGGTGTTTCGCGCGAGCGATGCGAGCGCGAGGGTCGTTGCGGCTCCCCGAGCCGCAACGCTGTTTGGCGTCGGGCATCGCCGTCAGGTTCTCGATCTCGCCGGTCTCGGCGTCGAGCCTGAATAGCTGGACGCGTTCGTTGCCGCCCTCGTCCATGCCGAAGATCAGCTCCGGGCGCTCGGGCGACCACGAGGCGAAGGTCACCCGCTCGTCGTAGAAGGTCCGCTGTTCGGGCCACTCCCGGGCCCCCTCGAGGGTCCAGACCTGTGACGTTCCGGTCGTGTCCATCAGGAAGGAGAGTCGGTCCCCCTCGGGACCGAACGAGCCGCCGTAGGCACTGCGGATATTGAGGTAACGCTCGATATCGTAGCTCATGCCGGGGTCGTACGGACGCGGGGGAGTAATCGTTTCGGTCGCTGGACCCCTCGCGCCCCCAGTAGGGATCGATTTCTCGCGATCGGCCCGTGGACGCTCGCTCGAGCGCCGTGGTCGGCTCCGTCCCCGTCGCGAAATTGCATCGGTTAACAAAGCCCTCCGGGGGAGTGGCGTCGCTCGATGGCAACCGAAACCGACGCCTCGTCGGTCGGCGTCGTCCTCCTGACGACCGTTCTCATCCTCGCGGCCTTCGGGCTCACCGTCGCGGCCGTCGGGCCGGAACTGTTCGTGGGGGATCCGGTCGAGGACTCGACGGCCGACGGCGGGACCGAGCAGCCGGAGTTCGATGAGCTCGACCGCGACGACGGTGACGGCGGCGCTTCGGACGACGACGGCGAGCGGGGCGAGGACGGCGAGGGAGTGTTCGGAGACGGAGATCCGGACGACGGGAACGAATCGGACGGGGGCGAAAGTGACGAGACGGACGGTGAAGACCGGGACGACGAGACGGACGAAGCGGACGATTCCGGGGGCGACGATGACGACGAAGACAGCGACGGGGCGACCGGGAGTGACGATGGCGACGGAGACAGCGACGAGACGGCCGACGGTGACGGCGGATCGGACACGGCGGAGGGCGATACCGTGGACGAGGACGGCGGTGACGGCGAGACGGAGACCGACGATACCGACGCCGAAAGCGACGACGACGGCTTTTTCGAGGGCGTCGACTCCTTTTTCGGCGACGACGACTCCGCCGACGACGGCGGCGACTGACGCTTCCCACGACTGACGTCCTGGGATCGTATTGGTCTCGGCTCACGTGCCCGACCGTCTCGGGCACCCCGCGACGGAAGTTCCGCCGTCGGCTGTCACGGTTCGGGCCGGGCCAGTACGGTTCCCGACGGGGACCGGCGGCCGCCCGCTCATTCGGACCCGCGGGCCGACGAATCGAATGAAAAAAGTGATTTTATAGCCCGGGGCTTCGTTGCCGCCGAGTATGCGAATCGCGTTCGTCTCGTTCGAAACGGCTCACCACCGCGATACCGAGACGAACCAGCGGTTCCGGACCGTCTGCGAGATCCTCGCCGAGAACGGCCACGACGTCCACTGCTACTGTGCGGGCTTTTGGGCCGGCGAGGACGCGACGTTCGAGCGAGACGGGATCACCTATCACGCGGTCTCGAGCGGCCTCGAGGCCCGGAGTTCGTTCCTGCTCCGTCTCCCTTTCGTCCTCGCCGCCGCGCGGCCGGACGTGATCCACGCTAGCGCCGAGCCGGCGAGTCAGGTTGTCGCCGCAAAGTGGGGCGCGCGGCTCGCGCGGGCCCCGCTCGTCCTCGAGTGGTACGGCGACGGCGGCGTCGCGGAGACGCGATGGACGCGGGCCGCCGCCCGGCGGCCGGCTCGGATCGTCACTCCGTCGTCGCTCGTCACGACGTGGGTCCGCGAACTCGGCGCGGACGGCGACCGCGTCGCGGCCGTCCCGAACCCGATCGACTGCGACAGCATCCGGGCGGTGGAGCCGGCCGACGAGGTCGACGTGATCTACGCCCGCCGGCTCGACGAGGGGGCCAACCTCGAGAGCCTGCTGTTGGCCCTCGCGGAACTGCGAGGGCGGGACTGGCGGGCGACGGTCGTCGGCGACGGACCGGAACGGGACACCTACGAGCGACTCGCGAGCGACCTCCGGATCGAAGACCGCGTGACCTTCGCCGGCGACCTCGATCTCGAGGAGCGGATCGCGGCCTATCGGGGCGCACACGTTTTCGCCCAGACGGCCGACCACTGCGTGTTCCCCACGGAGATGCTGTGGGCGCTCGCGGCCGGCTGCGTCGGCGTCGTGGAGTATCACGTCGACTCGAGCGCGCACGAACTCGTCGAGGGCTGGGACCGTGGGTTCCGGACCACCAGCGAGACCGAACTCGTCGAGGCCATCCTCGCGGCGCGCGACCTCGAGCATCGCGAGTTCGACGACCGCTTCGCCGACTACGACCGCTCGGCGGTGGCCGAGCGGTACCTCGAACTGTACCGAACGGTTCGGGACGAGTACGGCGTGCTGTGATCGCGACGCGGTCGGAGATAGCTATTTGTTAGTGCACGAGAACATTCGGCCATGCATAACGACTGTGAGTTCTGCCGGATCGCCGCCGGCGAGCAAGCGGCCCACGTCCTGTACGAGGACGAACTGACACTCGCCTTCCTCGACGAGAACCCGGCCACGACGGGACACACCCTCGTCGTTCCGCGGGCCCACGAGGAGGAGGTGGTGACCGCCGACGGATCGACGGGGGCCGCCGTCTTCGAGACGGTCCGAACCGTCGCGACCGCGCTCGAGTCCGTCCTCGAGTCGGACGGGTTCAGCGTCTTCCACACCAGCGGCCCGCTGGTCGGCAGCGTCGACCACGCCCACGTCCACCTGGTCCCCCGCCGAACGGACGACGACGTGCGGTTGTCGCTGTCGCGGACGCCGCTCGAGCCCGACGCGGCGGCCGACCTGACGGGGCGGGTCCGGTCGACCCTATAAGTCGAACTTCGCCGCCGCCGTCTCCATGTCCTTGTCGCCGCGCCCGGAGAGGTTCACCAGGATCGTGTCGTGGTCGCCGGCCTCGGCCAGCTCGATCGCGCGAGCGATCCCGTGGCTCGACTCGAGCGCCGGGATGATCCCCTCGGTCTCGCTCAGTTCGCGGAAGGCCGCAAGCGCCTCGTCGTCAGTGACGCCGGTGTACTCACAGCGGCCGACGTCGCGGAACATGGCGTGTTCGGGGCCGACGCCGGGGTAGTCGAGTCCCGCCGAGACGGAGTGGACCTCGACGTCGTCCTCGATGACCCGGGTCTTCATCCCGTGGATCGTCTCGTCTTTCCCCGCCGCCAGCGGAGCAGCGTGGCGACTCGAGTCGGACCCCTCGCCGCCGCCTTCGGCACCGTAGAAGTCGACGTCGTCGTCGCGGAAGGCGTGGAAGAGCCCGATCGCGTTGGAGCCGCCGCCGACGCAGGCGACCGCGGCGTCGGGCAGGTCGCCGGTCCGCTCGCGGATCTGCTCGCGGGCCTCCTGGCCGATCACCGACTGGAAGTCCCGGACCATCCGCGGGAACGGGTCCGGGCCGACGACGCTGCCGACGAGGTAGTGCGTGTCGTCGACGTTCTCGGCGAAGTCCTCGAGCGCGGCGTCGACGGCGTCGGCCAGCCCTTCGTCGCCGCGGGTGACCTCGTTGACCTCAGCGCCCATCAGGCGCATCCGGAAGACGTTCATCTCCTGGCGCTCGACGTCTTTCTTCCCCATGTAGATCTCCGTCTCGAGGTCGAGCAGGGCCCCGACCATCGCAGTCGCGGTGCCGTGCTGGCCGGCCCCGGTCTCGGCGATCAGCCGGTCGCGGCCGGCCCGCTTGGCCAGCAGGGCCTGTCCGAGACAGTTGTTGATCTTGTGTGCGCCGCCGTGGAGCAGGTCCTCCCGCTTGAGGTAGATGTCGGCCCCGTAGCGCTCGCTCAGGTTCCGCGCGTAGTACAGCGGCGTCGGCCGGCCGGCGAACGTCTCGAGCAGGTCGCGTAGCTCCGACTGGAACTCGTCGGTGGCCGCGATGTCGTCGTACGCGGTGGCCAACTGCTCGAGCGGATCCAGCAGCGGCTCCGGCACGTGCCGTCCGCCGTACCCTTCGAATGCTCCGTTTCCCATACGCCGGCGGTTGCTCGTTCAGGGACAAATAGGTTCCTACAGACGGATGGCGGCGTCCGAGCCCCGGTAGCCGCGGCCGGGCCGTCTGGTCGATCGGTACCGTTTATGTGTCCGGTCGCCCGTACTCCGCACGTGTCCAGAGGAATCGACTGGTTCGACGCGTTCCGCGAGATCGCGCCGGAGTGGGCCGTCGTCGTCCTCGGGCTGGTGACCCAGCTCGGTGACGTGTGGCTTCTCGGCCTGCTCGTGGGGGCGTTCTACTGTCTCGAGACGGACGACCGGGCCGTTCCCGCCGGGGTCGCCGGTCTGTTGCTGGCGGGCCTGTCGCTGATCGTCGGGCTGAAACACGTCTTCGCGCTCCCGCGACCGGAACGGGTACTCGTTCGAATGGGGGCGCTTCCCGACTCGATCCACCCGCTGTACGAGGCCACTGCGACGGCGACCGGCTACGGCTTCCCGAGCGGCCACGCCCTGATTACGACGGTCGTCTACCTCAGCCTGGCCAAGACCCTGTCCGTCGGGACGCGCCGCCAGCGGTATCTCGGTGCCGCCGCCGCCGTGACCGTCGTCTCGCTCTCGCGGATCGGGCTCGGCGTTCACTACCTCGTCGACGTCGTCGCGGGGGTCGGCGTCGGGCTGGCGTTCGCGGCGCTCGCGTGGCGATTGCTGGATCGCTATCCCGCCCACCGCGGCACGCTCGGGTTCGGGCTCGCGGTCGTCCTCGCCGTCGGCGCAATGATCGTAAGCGGTGCGGCCCGCGACGCCGTCCTCCTGGTCGGGACGTCCGTCGGTGCCTTCGCCGGCTGGGAACTCGGCGTCCTCGTCCGATCGGTCGCCGCCGGACGCGGGCCGATACGGACCGACCGGGGACTCGCGGCGAGGGCCGCGGCCGTCGCCGCCGCGCTCGCCGCCCTCGTCGCGCTCACCGGCTACTACTGGCCCGCGCCTCTCTTCGCCGGGAGCGGCCCCCTCGGGCTCGTCGTCGCCGCGCTCGTCATCGCCCCCGTCGTCTACCGGCTCGAGCGCGCCGGCGGTCGGAGGGAGCGAACGCCCGCTCGCTCGCGGTAGATCGACGCCAACTCGAGCGCGCCGGCGGTCGGCGTCACCGACCGCCGTCCGACTCCTCGTCGTCCGACTCGTCGTCGGCAGTCGCTTCCGAGTCGGCCGTCTCCGCGTCGGAGTCGTCGTCCTCGGGCGGCTCGACTTTCATCTCGGAGTCGTCCTCCGCGGGGCTCGCCTCCGGCTCCGTGTCCGCCGTCTGGGTCGGCTGGGCCTGCGTGGGGTCCGGCCCCGTCGCCTCGCTGGTCTCGTCGGCCATCGCGGTGTCGGAGACGTCGACTTCCACCTCGTCCGTCCCGGTCTCGCGTCGGGGCTCTCCCTCGTCGCTTCCGAGGTCGGGTCCGGACCGCGAGGGGTCCTCGTCCGGCTCGTCGGTGAACTCGATCCGCGAGCCCGAGTCCGCGGGGTCGTCCATCCCCGGGTCCGCGATCTCGCCGTCGCCCTCGATCTCGGACTCGCGGCCGGAGTCGACGCTCTCGGCGGCCGCACCGGCCGCGTCCGAGACGTCTTTCCCCTCGGTACCCTCCTCGACGTCCGGCACGTCGCCGCCTTCGGCGCTCGAGCGGCGTCTGCGAAGCCCGTAGCCGGCGAGCGCGCCCCCGGCGACGGCGAGCGGGACCGCCCGCCGGCGGTTCGCGGCCAGCGAGCGGACGGCGGCCGCGAGCAAGAGACCGCCGCCGAGAACCGGGAGCGTCCCGCCCCCGAGCGCGTCGGACGCCGCCGCGAGTCCGCTCGCTGCGTCGGCGAGTTCCTCGGGATCCTCGAGGCCGGGCAGTTCGTCGATCGACTCGTCGGTCGTCGCGTCGTCGTCGTGATGTGCAGTCATCCGTTCACCGCTGGTACGCCGTCCGGCCGGATGAAGATTCGACCGGCACCTGACTACCCGGTCGGGACGGGGTCGGTCGCCGCTCGCCTCGAGCGATATCGGATATTGCGGTTCTGGAGCGCATTCGACGGCAAATCGGCCGATAGGATTGATTACGGCCCTGCATACTCCGGGCCGGTGGCCTTCCCTCCACCGCGTGGAGGTACCCCCATCCATGTCGGACTCGAACGGACGTGACGACGTGTCACATCGGACCGTGCGGAACGTCGTTCTCGTCGTTCTCGACACGGCGCGGTCGAAAAGCGTCGGCCTGCAGGGGCTTTCGGAGGGGAACGCAGCGGGCACCGATCACGTCGGCGCGCAATCCCCGCCGAGCGACCGGGCGGTGAACGACGACGGCGGGGGCGCGCGCCCGACGCCCGCGTTGGCGCGACTCGCCGCCGAGGGCGTTGCCTTCGAGAACGCCTTCGCGACCGCGCCGTGGACGCTGCCCTCCCACGCGTCGCTGTTCACCGGCACCTCCCCCTCCGAACACGGCACTCACGGGGACCACACCTACCTCGAGGCCGACCTGCGGACGCTGCCGGCGGCCTTCGCCGACGCGGGGTACGAGACGGTCGGCGTCTCGAACAACACCTGGATCACCGAGGAGTTCGGCTTCGATCGGGGCTTCGAACAGTTGCGGAAGGGCTGGCAGTACATCCAGGCAGACGCCGACATGGGCGCGGTCGTCCGCGGCGAGGACCTCCGGGAGAAACTCGCCGCGACCCGCGAGCGACTCTTCGACGGCAACCCCGTCGTCAACGCCGCCAACATCCTCTACAGCGAACTGTTCCAGCCCGCCGGCGACGACGGCTCGGCCCGCGCGGTCGACTGGACCGCCGACTGGCTCCGCAGTCGTAGCGACGACCGCCCCTTCTTCCTGTTCTGTAACGTCATCGAGCCCCACGTCGAGTACGACCCGCCCCGCGAGTACGCCGAGCGGTTCCTCCCCGAGGGTGCCAGTTACGAGGCGGCGACGGCGATCAGGCAGGATCCCCGCGCCTACGACTGCGAGGACTACCACATATCGGACCGCGAGTTCGCCATGCTGCGGGGCCTCTATCGCGCGGAACTGGCCTACGTCGACCACCAACTCGGCCGGCTCCGGACCGCGCTCTCCGACGCCGGCGAGTGGGAGGACACCCTGTTCGTCGTCTGTGGCGACCACGGCGAACACGTCGGCGAACACGGCTTCTTCGGCCACCAGTACAACCTCTACGACACCCTGTTGAACGTCCCCCTCGTCGCTCACGGCGGTCCCTTCACCGGCGGCGACGCCCGCCACGACCTCGTGAGTCTGCTCGATCTCCCCGCCACCCTGCTCGAGACGGCCGGCGTCGACGACCCCGCGCTCCGCGAAGGGTGGTCGAGCCGGTCGCTACATCCCGACTCGGACGCCGACCCCCGCGAGGCCGTCTTCGCCGAGTACGTCGCCCCTCAGCCCTCGATCGAGCGCCTCGAGGCCCGCTTCGGCGAGATACCCGACCGGGTCCGCGGGTTCGACCGCCGGCTGCGGGCGGTCCGGACGGTCGACTACAAGTACGTCCGCGGCGACGACGGCTTCGAACGGCTCCATCGCGTTCGGTCGGACCCGCTCGAGGGGACGAACGTCGCCGACGAGGAACCCGACCGGGTCCGGTCGTTACGGCGGCGGCTCGAGGAGCGATTCGACCCGCTCGAGGCGGCCGACGCCTCGGGCGAGATCGAGATGCGCGAGGGGACCAAAGACCGGCTCGCGGATCTGGGCTATCTGTGACGGCGTGATCGGCCGGTGACCGCTCAGTCTCGTCTCGACCGTTCACACCTCGTGCGGTGGCGCGCGCTGGCGGCCGACCGAGAATTCTCGAGGGCGGCCGCTACCATTGCGCGAGGGATGAGCGAGCGCAGTGAGCGTTAGGGCGGGACCGCAGGTCCCGCGAACCATCCGAACGGCGCGGAGCGCCGTGAGGAGAAATCGGCTGGGGAGGACGTGGTACTCCTAGTAGCCACGATAGCAGGACACTCGTTGTACGGTCTCTCGAGAAAATCGACTCGAGAGGAGCGTCCTGCTATCGTGGCAATACGGAGACGCCTCACCCTCCCCAGCCGGTTCGCTCGCTCCGGAGTCGCTCGCTCACCCCTCGCACAGTGTCGTCGACGATCCTCACTGGCGTTCGGATAGTCGACAGCGCGCGCCACCGCGCCACTGCACGATGGGCAACGGCCATAGCCGCGCCCGGTATCAAGCGCACACCTGTACACGCGGGGCGGTTTCCCGCCGCCGTCGCAACGTGGGGCCATGTCTTCCAGCGGCCCCGCCCAATCGGCGTCGTTCCCGTTTCCGACGCAGGTCGTCTACGAGGGGTCGGCCGACCGACTCCGCGCCGCCGTCGACGTCGCCCCCGCGGCGATGGACGACGTGACGGTCGCAGTCGGCTCGCGTCGCCTCCGGATCGCGGTCGACCGCGGTGAGAGCGCTTTCGACGGCCACGACGGCGACGCGAACCCCGAGAGCGACGACCGCGTCGTCGAACGCACCGTCACGCCGCTCCCGCCCGGCCTCGAGTTCGGGGACGACCGACGCGCGTTCTACAACAGCGGCGTCCTCACCGTCTCGCTCGAGACGCAGTCGTGACGCCCGCGTCGTCGGCCGCCGACCGATAGCGACGCCGAGTCTGTCTCGCCGTGAGCGGTCGGTTGCGGGCTGCCTGCAGCACGTTTTTGCGCCCCAGTCCGGTAGGCAAGACGACAGTCACGGAACCGATGGCAACCCACGACGAACGCTCGATCGACGGCTTCCTCTCGTTTTTCCGCGGCTACACGAAGACGTGGATCCACGCGGTCGCGGCGGCCGGACTGACCGCGTTCGGGACGCTGTCGGTCTATCACCGCGGGTTCATCGCCATCGCGCTGGCCGCCTACGTCGCCCCGCCGATCGTGCTGTACCTGTGGCGACCGTCAGCGGGCCGGGACGACGCGGACGCCGCGACCCCACGGGAACCCGAACCGACGGCCGGCGCACGAGCGGCGACCGGCGAAGTCGAGCGCCCCGGCGCGGCGGCCGAAGCCGGTGACGGCGACGGACCCGACGATGTCGCCTCCGGACCGGACGACGGCCGTCCCGACGACACCGACGACGGGGCGGGCCAAACCGACGCCGCGAGAACGATCGACCGCCCCCGCGAGTGGCGGTCGGTCGACGTTCCGACGGAGTCGACGCTGCGGGACGTCTGCGTGACCGACGGCGGTGCTGCCCACGCGGTCGGCGAGGACGGGGTGGTCCTCTCGGCCGCCGGCGTCGACGCCGAGTGGGCGGTCGCGCTCGCGGACGGCCCGGCAGCGCAGGGCGAGGAACTTCAGGGGGTCGACGCGACGGCCGACGGCGAAGCGGTCTGGGTCGCCGGCGACAGCGGCGCGCTGGGGCGACTCGAGCCCGAGGCGGGGCTCCACACCGATTACACGGCCCCGCTCGAGATCACGAACAACTGGCTTGGGGTCGCGGTCGCCGGCCGGAGCGGCGACGAGACGATCCTGCTGATCGACGGCTCCGGCGCCGTCTGCCGCGGGCGCTACCGCGACGGCGAGATGGCGTGGGACGAGCCCGTCACCCCCGGCAGCGGCTCGAGCCTGAGCGGGGTGGCGCTGGCCGACGCCTCGGTCGGCTACTGCTGTGACACGAACGACGCGGTCTTCGAGACGACCGACGGCGGGGCGTCGTTCGACGGCGTCGGCCCCGTCGGGGCCGGCGGCACGCTCGAGGCCGTGGCGACGCTCGGCCGCGGCGACTGTCTGGTGAGCGCCGACGACGGCGTCGTCCACCGCTACGGCGGGTCGACGTGGACGCCGGAACGGGTCGGCGAGGAAGCGATCTGCGGGCTGGCCCGCCGGGAGGGGGAGACGATCGCCTGCGACGCCGACGGCGCGATCTACGAGCGCAGCGAGGGCGACTGGACGGCGGTCGACGCGGGGCCGCTCGAGTCGCTGATCGGCGTCGCGGTCGCGCCCGACGGCCGGCGGGCGGTCGCGGTCGGCGACGAGGGGACCGTCGTCGAACGGCGGTGAGCGACGGCCCGTCCGCCGGCCGGATCGGCCACTGTTATTGCCGTCGAACCCGCAGCGCCTAGCGTGAGCGATCGAGACGCGACGGGCGACGGAACCGACCGCTGTCGGCTCTGCGGGACTCCGCTTTCGGAGACCGGCGACCGGGCCGCCGACGGCTTCTGCTCGAGTAGCTGTCGCGATATCGCCGCCGAGTACGGAACGAGCGCGGATGCCGGCCCCCGTTCGACGGACCGGCCGGCCGACGCGAGCCCGGATTCGGCGTCGGAGACCCACGGGACCGCCCGGGCCTTCTTCCGGGTCGACGGTATGCACTCGGCCAGTTGCGAGGCCTACCTCGAGTCCGTCGCCGAGGGCCGGGCGGGCGTGACCGATGCCGAGGCGAGCTACGTCACCGAGACGGTCCGGGTCGATCACGACCCCGACCGGATCGGCGCGGACGCCATCGAGGACGCGCTGAGTACGCTTGGCTACACCGCCTACCGGCGCGAGGACGCGAGTACAGACGAGGACGCCGGGGGAACCCGCCGCTCCCGGGAGATGGACGGGCTCCGGAAGCGCCGCACTGACGACATGCTCGAGATGCGCTACGTCGTCGGCGTCGTCTTCGGCTCCTTTCTCCTGTTGCCGTTCGTGGCGGTCTTCTATCCGATGTACCTGACCGCGTTTACCGACTGGGGAGCCATCGCCCACTTCGAAGGGTCGTTCACCGGCCTCGGCGGCTCCCTCTATCTCCCGCTGTTCGTCGTCCTGACCGGGGCGATCGTCTACCTGACCGGCGGCCCCGTCCTCCGTGGCGCGTACGTCAGCCTGACGCTCCGGCGGCCGACGACGGACCTGCTCGCAGCCCTGACGATCCTGAGCGCGTACACCTACGCTTCGGTCACCGCCGCGCTCGGCCGCACGGACGTCTACTTCGATCTGACCATCGTCGTCGCCGCGCTCGTGATGGGCGCGACCTACTACGAGTCGACGGTCAAGCGCCGCGCGACCGACCGGCTGACCGACCTCACCGTCTCGCAGGTCGACACCGCCCGGCTGTACGCGTCGGACGGCTCCACGGCCGAGATCCCCGTCGCAGACCTCGAGTCCGGCGACCGCCTGCTCGTCCGCGAGGGCGAGCGCATCCCGGTCGACGGTCGGCTGGCCGAGGGCGAGTGTACCGTCGACGAGGCCGTCGTCACCGGCGAGTCGCTTCCGGTCCCGAAAGAAGCCGGCGACGAGGTGGTCGGCGGTTCGGTCGTCACGACCGACGCGGCCATCGTCGACGTCGGCGACCGAACGACGAGCAGCATCGAGCGGCTCACCCGGGTCGTCTGGAACGTCCAGAGCGCGGACCACGGCGTCACCCGGCAGGCTGACGAACTCGCCGCCCGGCTCGTCCCCGTCGTCCTCGCGGCCGCCGTCGTCGTCGGTATCGGATCGCTGCTGCTCGGTGCCGGCACGACCGCGACCGCCCTCGCGGCGCTGCTGACGCTCATGGTCGCCAGCCCGTGGGCGCTCGGGTTCGCGACGCCGTACACCGTCGCCACCAGTCTGGAAGCGGCCCTCGAGCGGGGCGTCGTCGTCTTCGACGAGACGGTCTTCGAGCGCCTGCGCGCGATCGACGTCGTCGTCTTCGACAAGACCGGCACGCTGACGACCGGCGAGATGTCCGTCCGCGAGGCCGACGCCCCCGCAGACCTGCTGGCGGCCGCCGCCGCCCTCGAGCGGCGGGCGGCCCACCCCGCCGCGGCGGCGATCGCGGCGGCGTTCGGCGACGAGAGCGGAACGGCTGGCGAGGCCGACGGTGCGGCGCGGGCCGACGGCGGCTCGGCCGCGACGGGCGACCTCGAGGTCCGGGACTTTCACACGCACGCGACCGGCGTCGAGGGCACCGTCGACGGGCAGCAGGTGCTTGTCGGCCATCCGGACCTCTTTCGGAAACGGGACTGGACGCTCGAGGCGGGCCTGGAGCAGCGGGTCGAGCGCGCTCGCGAAGCGGGGCGGCTCCCGGTCGTCGTCGGCCGGGACGGGAGCGCGGAGGGGGTCGTGGTCGTCGGCGACGAACCCCGCGAGGGGTGGGA containing:
- a CDS encoding glycosyltransferase family 4 protein, translating into MRIAFVSFETAHHRDTETNQRFRTVCEILAENGHDVHCYCAGFWAGEDATFERDGITYHAVSSGLEARSSFLLRLPFVLAAARPDVIHASAEPASQVVAAKWGARLARAPLVLEWYGDGGVAETRWTRAAARRPARIVTPSSLVTTWVRELGADGDRVAAVPNPIDCDSIRAVEPADEVDVIYARRLDEGANLESLLLALAELRGRDWRATVVGDGPERDTYERLASDLRIEDRVTFAGDLDLEERIAAYRGAHVFAQTADHCVFPTEMLWALAAGCVGVVEYHVDSSAHELVEGWDRGFRTTSETELVEAILAARDLEHREFDDRFADYDRSAVAERYLELYRTVRDEYGVL
- a CDS encoding HIT family protein, which encodes MHNDCEFCRIAAGEQAAHVLYEDELTLAFLDENPATTGHTLVVPRAHEEEVVTADGSTGAAVFETVRTVATALESVLESDGFSVFHTSGPLVGSVDHAHVHLVPRRTDDDVRLSLSRTPLEPDAAADLTGRVRSTL
- the trpB gene encoding tryptophan synthase subunit beta, which encodes MGNGAFEGYGGRHVPEPLLDPLEQLATAYDDIAATDEFQSELRDLLETFAGRPTPLYYARNLSERYGADIYLKREDLLHGGAHKINNCLGQALLAKRAGRDRLIAETGAGQHGTATAMVGALLDLETEIYMGKKDVERQEMNVFRMRLMGAEVNEVTRGDEGLADAVDAALEDFAENVDDTHYLVGSVVGPDPFPRMVRDFQSVIGQEAREQIRERTGDLPDAAVACVGGGSNAIGLFHAFRDDDVDFYGAEGGGEGSDSSRHAAPLAAGKDETIHGMKTRVIEDDVEVHSVSAGLDYPGVGPEHAMFRDVGRCEYTGVTDDEALAAFRELSETEGIIPALESSHGIARAIELAEAGDHDTILVNLSGRGDKDMETAAAKFDL
- a CDS encoding phosphatase PAP2 family protein — protein: MSRGIDWFDAFREIAPEWAVVVLGLVTQLGDVWLLGLLVGAFYCLETDDRAVPAGVAGLLLAGLSLIVGLKHVFALPRPERVLVRMGALPDSIHPLYEATATATGYGFPSGHALITTVVYLSLAKTLSVGTRRQRYLGAAAAVTVVSLSRIGLGVHYLVDVVAGVGVGLAFAALAWRLLDRYPAHRGTLGFGLAVVLAVGAMIVSGAARDAVLLVGTSVGAFAGWELGVLVRSVAAGRGPIRTDRGLAARAAAVAAALAALVALTGYYWPAPLFAGSGPLGLVVAALVIAPVVYRLERAGGRRERTPARSR
- a CDS encoding prolipoprotein diacylglyceryl transferase is translated as MTAHHDDDATTDESIDELPGLEDPEELADAASGLAAASDALGGGTLPVLGGGLLLAAAVRSLAANRRRAVPLAVAGGALAGYGLRRRRSSAEGGDVPDVEEGTEGKDVSDAAGAAAESVDSGRESEIEGDGEIADPGMDDPADSGSRIEFTDEPDEDPSRSGPDLGSDEGEPRRETGTDEVEVDVSDTAMADETSEATGPDPTQAQPTQTADTEPEASPAEDDSEMKVEPPEDDDSDAETADSEATADDESDDEESDGGR
- a CDS encoding sulfatase; translation: MSDSNGRDDVSHRTVRNVVLVVLDTARSKSVGLQGLSEGNAAGTDHVGAQSPPSDRAVNDDGGGARPTPALARLAAEGVAFENAFATAPWTLPSHASLFTGTSPSEHGTHGDHTYLEADLRTLPAAFADAGYETVGVSNNTWITEEFGFDRGFEQLRKGWQYIQADADMGAVVRGEDLREKLAATRERLFDGNPVVNAANILYSELFQPAGDDGSARAVDWTADWLRSRSDDRPFFLFCNVIEPHVEYDPPREYAERFLPEGASYEAATAIRQDPRAYDCEDYHISDREFAMLRGLYRAELAYVDHQLGRLRTALSDAGEWEDTLFVVCGDHGEHVGEHGFFGHQYNLYDTLLNVPLVAHGGPFTGGDARHDLVSLLDLPATLLETAGVDDPALREGWSSRSLHPDSDADPREAVFAEYVAPQPSIERLEARFGEIPDRVRGFDRRLRAVRTVDYKYVRGDDGFERLHRVRSDPLEGTNVADEEPDRVRSLRRRLEERFDPLEAADASGEIEMREGTKDRLADLGYL
- a CDS encoding Hsp20/alpha crystallin family protein translates to MSSSGPAQSASFPFPTQVVYEGSADRLRAAVDVAPAAMDDVTVAVGSRRLRIAVDRGESAFDGHDGDANPESDDRVVERTVTPLPPGLEFGDDRRAFYNSGVLTVSLETQS
- a CDS encoding sialidase family protein → MATHDERSIDGFLSFFRGYTKTWIHAVAAAGLTAFGTLSVYHRGFIAIALAAYVAPPIVLYLWRPSAGRDDADAATPREPEPTAGARAATGEVERPGAAAEAGDGDGPDDVASGPDDGRPDDTDDGAGQTDAARTIDRPREWRSVDVPTESTLRDVCVTDGGAAHAVGEDGVVLSAAGVDAEWAVALADGPAAQGEELQGVDATADGEAVWVAGDSGALGRLEPEAGLHTDYTAPLEITNNWLGVAVAGRSGDETILLIDGSGAVCRGRYRDGEMAWDEPVTPGSGSSLSGVALADASVGYCCDTNDAVFETTDGGASFDGVGPVGAGGTLEAVATLGRGDCLVSADDGVVHRYGGSTWTPERVGEEAICGLARREGETIACDADGAIYERSEGDWTAVDAGPLESLIGVAVAPDGRRAVAVGDEGTVVERR